One window of the Peptacetobacter hiranonis genome contains the following:
- a CDS encoding ABC transporter permease has translation MLHFKLAFQYIKKNLSRSLSIILSISIGIAIILGAGVINENVEKADIEGLRYELGNYHLKIKNIDKETIKNIDKEKNVEYTAIEQPQDGSNYKGQLLNITGINKNYLNISKSKLISGRMPQNTNEIAAEKWVLQNLGLEGEVGEKISLDLNGKKKKETFTVVGIISDRVYEKSIGIMEFFAKVYPNKEVNLYMKVNEDTEEGINSTINNIIKKNSIKKEDVRRNTMLINSIAKSEKYDNKLLILFSIMILFLIFIVYSIYNISIVQRLSEYGMLRAIGGNKSQIFKLTFYELLILSLISLPLGILIGVVGSKAIGVYVCSTIAENSFEIANIVISKNPIIMSLIFIILMIIILCYIVSKKINKIPIIDSINKNNSKNKIKKSIFNLKAGKKLSVEKVIAINNILVNKKTFVVTVISIALGGTMFILSDFVMTLKSEDTRLSLEINTNINSDFKIEQTSVDYSKGISADELKKIEGIDGVKTVEPYKTNYISIYNIDKNKITFPEYFKFVEDFISNKKYEGLMKTESNGRYSSKGSFYGYNNKNLKELDNFLIEGKINIKELNSGNNVILKIPKEGSGHKVVDINVGDKIKIKIPKNMLSSEESIKFPDNIEYIEKELTVSGIVSRIYNQNVYFSREGIDVIASDKVFSEITGVDKYKFVNIDCKEDANIKNIEDELYKITKNNVGCNLRNLSKEVKNLQKNISYKNMILNGMTLILLIMSFFNIFNNISYNLVSRKSEFDTLKAIGLSNKKLKNMVIYEGLVYSIVSSILVVLLSLAGQYLLYYKYFKKILISPTWFINWKLYIVVVIVSIAIGILSTYIPFRIIRNDKK, from the coding sequence ATGTTACACTTTAAATTAGCATTTCAATATATTAAGAAAAATTTAAGTCGCTCATTGTCAATAATTTTAAGTATATCAATAGGTATAGCTATAATATTAGGTGCAGGAGTGATAAATGAAAATGTAGAAAAAGCAGATATTGAAGGATTACGATATGAGCTAGGGAATTATCATCTAAAAATAAAAAATATAGATAAAGAAACGATAAAAAATATAGATAAAGAAAAAAATGTCGAATATACGGCAATAGAACAACCACAAGATGGTTCAAATTATAAAGGTCAATTATTAAATATTACAGGAATAAATAAAAATTATTTAAATATTTCTAAATCAAAATTAATATCAGGTAGGATGCCACAAAATACTAATGAAATAGCAGCAGAAAAATGGGTACTACAAAACTTAGGTTTAGAAGGTGAAGTTGGAGAAAAAATAAGTTTAGATTTAAATGGAAAAAAGAAAAAAGAAACTTTTACAGTAGTCGGTATAATATCAGATAGAGTTTATGAAAAGTCTATAGGAATTATGGAATTTTTTGCAAAAGTATATCCTAATAAAGAAGTAAATCTCTATATGAAAGTAAATGAAGATACAGAAGAAGGAATAAATAGCACAATAAATAATATAATCAAAAAAAATAGTATAAAAAAAGAAGATGTAAGAAGAAATACAATGCTAATTAATAGTATTGCTAAAAGTGAAAAATATGATAACAAACTTTTAATATTATTTTCTATAATGATTCTATTTTTAATATTTATAGTTTATAGCATTTACAATATATCAATAGTACAAAGATTATCTGAGTATGGAATGTTAAGAGCAATTGGCGGAAATAAAAGTCAGATTTTTAAACTTACATTTTATGAATTATTAATACTTTCATTAATAAGTTTACCATTAGGAATATTGATAGGAGTTGTAGGATCAAAAGCTATTGGAGTATATGTTTGTAGTACAATAGCGGAAAATAGTTTTGAAATAGCTAATATAGTAATAAGTAAAAATCCGATTATAATGTCTTTGATATTTATAATACTTATGATAATAATACTATGCTATATAGTTTCAAAAAAAATAAATAAAATACCGATTATTGATTCTATAAATAAGAATAATAGTAAAAATAAGATAAAAAAATCTATATTCAATTTAAAAGCTGGTAAAAAGTTATCAGTAGAAAAAGTAATAGCTATAAATAATATACTTGTAAATAAAAAAACATTTGTAGTTACAGTTATATCTATAGCTTTAGGTGGAACAATGTTTATACTTTCTGATTTTGTAATGACTTTAAAGAGTGAAGATACAAGATTGTCGTTAGAAATAAATACAAACATAAATTCTGATTTTAAAATAGAGCAAACATCTGTAGATTATAGTAAAGGTATTTCAGCTGATGAACTTAAAAAAATAGAAGGAATAGACGGAGTAAAAACAGTTGAACCATATAAAACTAACTATATTTCAATATATAATATAGATAAAAATAAAATAACATTTCCTGAGTATTTCAAGTTTGTAGAAGATTTTATATCTAATAAAAAATATGAAGGATTAATGAAAACAGAAAGTAATGGACGATACTCTTCAAAAGGAAGTTTTTATGGATATAATAATAAAAATTTAAAAGAATTGGATAATTTTTTAATAGAAGGCAAAATAAATATTAAAGAGCTAAATAGTGGAAATAATGTAATTTTAAAAATACCTAAAGAAGGAAGTGGTCATAAAGTTGTAGATATAAATGTTGGAGATAAAATAAAGATAAAAATACCTAAGAATATGCTTAGTTCTGAAGAAAGTATTAAGTTTCCAGATAATATAGAGTATATAGAAAAAGAATTAACAGTATCTGGGATAGTTTCTAGAATATATAACCAAAATGTATATTTCTCAAGAGAAGGTATAGATGTAATTGCTTCAGATAAGGTATTTTCAGAAATAACAGGTGTAGATAAATATAAATTCGTAAATATAGATTGTAAAGAAGATGCTAATATAAAAAATATAGAAGATGAATTGTATAAAATTACAAAAAATAATGTGGGTTGTAATTTAAGAAATTTGTCTAAAGAAGTAAAAAATTTACAGAAAAATATATCATATAAAAATATGATTTTAAATGGTATGACGTTAATATTGCTAATAATGAGCTTCTTCAATATATTTAATAATATAAGTTACAATCTTGTATCAAGAAAATCTGAATTTGATACATTAAAAGCAATAGGACTTTCAAATAAAAAGTTAAAGAATATGGTTATTTATGAAGGTTTGGTATATTCGATAGTATCAAGTATATTAGTTGTATTATTATCACTTGCAGGACAGTATTTGTTATATTATAAATACTTTAAGAAAATTTTAATAAGTCCAACATGGTTTATAAATTGGAAACTATATATAGTAGTTGTAATTGTAAGCATTGCAATAGGAATACTATCTACATACATACCTTTTAGAATAATAAGAAACGATAAAAAATAA